The Haemophilus parainfluenzae genome window below encodes:
- a CDS encoding sugar transporter, with protein sequence MSFYQKAEKTQFWRVVIMACAAFIFNTTEFVPVALLTDIGQSFNMQTSDVGLMMTVYAWTVLIMSLPAMLATGKMERKSLLVKLFIIFIIGHILSVIAWNYWILLIARMCIAVAHSVFWSITASLVMRVAPKNKKTQAIGMLAIGTSLATILGLPLGRLVGQLVGWRITFAIIGILALVIMFLIIRLLPTLPSKNAGSVSSLPILAKRPLLIGLYTTTVIIVSAHFTAYTYIEPFMIQIGQMDPNLATMILLVFGISGVTASVIFNRLYRLGAAQFIIHAILLLAISLGFMLTSAGYTATMFALAFIWGIGISCIGLALQMRVLQLAPDATDVATAIFSGIFNAGIGAGALFGNQIMRHVGLEYIGFSGAALAIIALGIFVFFNLRYRNQNA encoded by the coding sequence ATGTCGTTTTACCAAAAAGCAGAAAAAACTCAATTTTGGCGCGTAGTTATCATGGCTTGCGCCGCTTTTATTTTTAATACCACGGAATTTGTACCAGTTGCTTTACTCACTGACATCGGACAAAGCTTTAATATGCAAACCTCTGATGTCGGCTTAATGATGACCGTTTATGCGTGGACAGTGCTCATCATGTCCCTGCCAGCAATGCTTGCCACTGGAAAAATGGAACGTAAAAGCTTACTCGTTAAGCTTTTCATCATTTTTATCATCGGACATATTCTTTCCGTAATTGCATGGAATTATTGGATTCTTCTTATTGCCCGTATGTGTATCGCGGTGGCCCATTCCGTATTTTGGTCCATCACCGCCTCTTTAGTGATGCGCGTTGCGCCTAAAAATAAAAAGACACAAGCCATTGGTATGTTAGCCATTGGTACATCATTGGCTACAATTCTCGGTTTGCCACTAGGACGACTAGTCGGTCAGCTAGTGGGATGGCGCATTACCTTTGCGATCATTGGGATATTAGCTTTGGTGATAATGTTCTTAATTATTCGTTTATTACCAACGTTACCGAGTAAAAATGCAGGGTCAGTTTCAAGTTTGCCTATTTTGGCTAAACGTCCACTATTAATTGGACTTTATACCACCACAGTCATTATTGTTTCGGCCCACTTTACAGCCTACACCTACATTGAGCCATTTATGATTCAAATCGGACAGATGGATCCTAATCTCGCCACTATGATTCTCTTGGTCTTTGGTATTTCAGGTGTAACAGCGAGTGTGATTTTTAACCGATTATACCGTTTAGGTGCCGCACAATTTATTATCCATGCAATTCTGCTATTAGCTATTTCCTTAGGATTTATGCTTACTTCAGCTGGCTATACCGCAACAATGTTTGCCTTAGCCTTTATTTGGGGAATTGGCATTTCCTGCATTGGTTTAGCACTACAAATGCGAGTATTACAACTTGCACCCGATGCTACCGACGTAGCAACAGCCATTTTCTCGGGTATTTTTAATGCGGGAATTGGAGCGGGAGCACTCTTCGGGAATCAAATTATGCGACATGTAGGACTTGAATACATTGGCTTTAGTGGTGCAGCGTTAGCCATTATTGCACTAGGTATCTTCGTCTTCTTCAACTTACGCTATCGCAATCAAAACGCCTAA
- a CDS encoding peptide ABC transporter ATP-binding protein, translating to MSDVAQENAPLLNAIGLKKYYPVKKGMFAKTQQVKALDGVSFSLERGKTLAVVGESGCGKSTLGRLLTMIEEPTEGELYYNGQNFLVNDHETKVLRRQKIQIVFQNPYASLNPRKKIGTILEEPLVINTNLSAKERKEKVLSMMAKVGLRAEFYDRYPHMFSGGQRQRIAIARGLMLDPDVVVADEPVSALDVSVRAQVLNLMMDLQAELGLSYVFISHDLSVVEHIADEVMVMYLGRCVEMGTKAQIFKNPQHPYTQALLSATPRLSPELRRQRIKLTGELPSPINPPKGCAFNPRCWKATDKCRNEQPKLEKYPDGKLIACFHLD from the coding sequence ATGTCTGATGTCGCACAAGAAAATGCACCATTGCTCAATGCCATTGGGCTGAAGAAATATTATCCTGTCAAAAAAGGGATGTTTGCTAAAACACAGCAAGTGAAAGCATTAGATGGCGTGTCTTTTTCCTTAGAACGAGGTAAAACTCTTGCCGTAGTGGGTGAGTCAGGTTGTGGTAAATCGACACTTGGTCGTCTTTTGACAATGATAGAAGAACCGACAGAAGGTGAGTTATATTATAACGGACAAAATTTCTTAGTGAATGATCACGAAACGAAAGTATTGCGCCGTCAGAAAATCCAAATTGTGTTTCAAAACCCTTATGCATCACTAAATCCGCGTAAGAAAATCGGCACAATTTTGGAAGAACCATTAGTCATTAATACCAATCTATCGGCAAAAGAACGTAAAGAAAAAGTGTTATCCATGATGGCGAAAGTGGGATTGCGTGCCGAGTTTTATGATCGCTATCCACATATGTTTTCGGGTGGTCAACGTCAGCGTATCGCGATTGCTCGTGGTCTAATGCTTGATCCTGACGTGGTTGTAGCGGATGAACCTGTTTCAGCTTTAGACGTATCTGTTCGTGCACAAGTGCTGAATTTGATGATGGATTTACAAGCTGAGCTTGGTTTATCTTATGTCTTTATTTCACATGATCTTTCGGTGGTTGAACACATTGCTGATGAAGTGATGGTGATGTATTTAGGTCGTTGTGTTGAAATGGGCACAAAAGCGCAGATCTTTAAAAATCCACAACATCCTTATACGCAAGCTTTGCTTTCAGCGACACCAAGATTGTCACCTGAATTACGTCGTCAACGGATTAAATTAACCGGAGAATTACCAAGTCCGATTAATCCACCAAAAGGTTGTGCATTTAATCCACGTTGTTGGAAAGCGACTGATAAATGTCGAAATGAGCAGCCTAAATTGGAAAAATATCCTGATGGTAAGCTCATTGCTTGCTTCCATCTCGATTAG